One window of the Deinococcus ruber genome contains the following:
- a CDS encoding VOC family protein, whose protein sequence is MVSPLLDLAGLTLEVNHLERGIRFYTHLLGLRLLTHDAAAGVATLAVNPYQTLTLWQPITRQHNDARLAPLRARGAAHLHYAWQVLEADFEGCAEILNAHGLPWQRIELGTPERPDPGLYFFDPFGHGLELRGINPDDERRTLFMPQPQPRPAYSLPVVGLRELALGFDDYPAMKTRLPRAYGFAFAKEQSERDFSQFTLGPRAEEDGNGTPQRWLYAWDPQVGLADMLGGEHALAHFYADVPDVRRRVVAEGLPFVDLPGDHESGLAVRDPAGHVFVFLPSPESSSAPIQEESS, encoded by the coding sequence ATGGTTTCGCCTCTGCTCGACCTCGCCGGGCTGACCCTGGAGGTCAATCATCTGGAACGCGGTATCCGCTTTTACACGCACCTGCTGGGGCTGCGTCTGCTTACCCACGACGCGGCGGCCGGCGTGGCAACACTCGCCGTCAACCCCTACCAGACCCTGACGCTGTGGCAGCCGATCACCCGGCAGCACAACGACGCCCGCCTTGCACCGTTGCGGGCGCGTGGGGCGGCGCATCTGCATTACGCGTGGCAGGTACTGGAGGCCGATTTCGAGGGGTGCGCGGAGATTCTGAACGCACATGGCCTGCCGTGGCAGCGTATCGAACTGGGCACCCCAGAGCGCCCCGATCCCGGCCTGTATTTCTTCGATCCGTTCGGGCACGGGCTGGAACTGCGCGGCATCAATCCGGACGACGAGCGCCGCACACTCTTCATGCCGCAGCCGCAGCCGCGCCCCGCCTACAGCCTGCCAGTGGTAGGGCTGCGCGAACTCGCACTCGGTTTCGACGACTACCCTGCCATGAAGACCCGGCTGCCCCGCGCCTACGGCTTCGCGTTTGCCAAAGAGCAGTCCGAGCGCGATTTTTCGCAGTTCACGCTGGGGCCGCGTGCCGAGGAAGATGGCAACGGCACGCCGCAGCGCTGGCTGTACGCCTGGGACCCGCAGGTGGGTCTGGCCGACATGCTGGGCGGCGAGCACGCACTGGCGCACTTTTACGCCGACGTACCGGATGTGCGGCGGCGTGTGGTGGCCGAGGGACTTCCCTTCGTTGACCTGCCCGGCGACCACGAAAGCGGTCTGGCAGTGCGCGACCCGGCAGGGCACGTGTTCGTTTTTCTGCCATCACCCGAATCAAGCTCGGCACCTATTCAGGAGGAATCTTCATGA